DNA from Roseimicrobium sp. ORNL1:
GTCTCGGCGATGCTATTTTCATTCACGACGCCTCCACCGGCGCCATCTTGCACGCCAACAGCCGTGCGTGCGAACTCTATGGCTACAGCCCTGGTGAACTGTGCCGCTGCTCAGTAGCAGACATCAGCTCCAACGTATCGCCTTACAGTCAGGAGGATGCCCTGCGCTGGATGCAGCGCACCTTCCACGATGGGATGCAACTCTTCGAATGGCAGGCGAGAGCCCGCTCCGGTTCCCTGTTCTGGGTGGAGGTGCACATGAGCCAGGCGGTGCTGGACGGCCATGTCCGGTTGGTGGTTTCCGTGCGTGACATTTCCCGGCGCAAGCTCGCAGAGCATGCGCTGCGGCAGAGTGAGGAGCGCTTCCGCCTGCTCTTGGGCAGCAGCCGTGATCCGGTCTACTGTCTGAACCTGCAGAGCCTCACCTACGACTACCTGAGCCCTGCGGTGGAGCAGATGTTGGGCCTCTCCATGAATGAGCTCATGGAGGGCGGTCTGCGTCTCTTTGTGTCCCGCATCCATCCGGATGATATGGATGCCCACTGCGCCCGGCTGGACCGCCTGGTGCTGGAGGCCTCTGACGACCGCTACAAGCCCGTGGTGGAGTATCGCTTCCTGAACCGCAGCATGGGTTTCCGCTGGATGAGCGACAGCTGCTCCGTGGTACGCGACCCCTCCGGCAGGCCCACCGCCATCATTGGGAATATTCGTGACGTCACCCTGCGTCGTGAGCATGAGGAAGCGCTACAGAAGGCGCACGCGGCACTGCTCTTCCACCTGGAGAGCAGCTCCCTGGCACTGGTGGAGACGGATGCGAACTTCCGCGTGAAGAACTGGTCTCCGCAGGCCGAGCGCATCTTTGGCTGGAGAGCAGAAGAAGTGCGCGGACGCCTTCTTGCTGAGCTGGATTTCATCCATCCGGAAGATGAGGCCCTGGTGGCTTCGAACATCCGGCGGCTGCAGGAACGCAGTGAATCCCGCAATAGCTGCGTCAGCCGCAACCTGCGCAAGGACGGGCGCGTGCGCATCTGCGAGTGGCACAACTCAGCCATCCTGGATGAGAAGGGGGAGTTGCTGTCCATCCTGTCGCTGGCCACGGACATCACGAATGAACGGCGGATTGAAGATGCCCTGCGGGCCATGGCCCAGGGGGTGGCCGGATCGAGTGACGAAGCGTTCTTCCAGTTCCTGTGCCTGAATCTCGCCCGCATTCTGGAAATGAAGTTTGCCTGCGTGGCCATGCTGGTGCCAGAGCGGGATCGGATGGCGCGCACCCTGGGCTTTGCCGGCGACGGCGTGATCCTGGACAACATGACCTACTCGCTCGTCGGCACTCCCTGCCACAAGGCGTTCGACGGTGAGGTGTGTTACTTCTCCTCTGGCGTGCAGGAGCAGTTCCCGGATGACCTGTACTTCAAGGATCAGGGCGTGGTGAGCTACATCGGCGTGCCGTTGCACAGCGGGGACGGTCGTACCATCGGCATTCTCTCGGCCTTCAGCGATCGGCCGATGGATCAGATCGAGCAGTTCCAGACCATCTTCCAGATCTTTGCCGCACGCGCGGCGGCCGCTCTCGAGCGCCACCTCGCTGAGAGTGCGCTGCGCATCAGTGAAGAGCGCTATGCCCTGGCTGCCAGTGCCTCCGCCGCGGGGGTGTGGGACTGGGATCTGGTCTCCGGTGTGGTGTATTATTCTCCACGATTCCGTGAGATGACTGGATACAGCCAGGATGAGCTGCCCAACACGGTCTATGCCTGGGAGCGCCGCATCCATCCGGACGACCTGCCCATTGTGCGTGAGTCCATGGAGCGGCACCTGCATTTCAAGGAGCCGTACCGGGTGGACTACCGCTTCCTCACGAAGAAGGACGGCTACCACTGGTTCTCCGCCCGTGGCCAGGCCATCTGGAATGCGGATGGTGACCCCTGCCGCATGGCGGGTTCCCACCTGGACATCCATGACTTGAAGATGTCCGAGGAGCGAGTGCGGCGCCTCAACCGGTTGTATGCCGTGGCCAGCGGCATCAATGACGTGATGGTCCGCGTGCGCGAGCCGCAGAGGGTGTTTGCGGCGACCGCCCAGATTGCCGTGGATACGGGCATGCTGAAAATGGCCTGGGTGGCGCTTTATGATTCGGCGTCCGGAAGGGTTGCTGCCATCGCCAGATCCGGTCAGGACCAGGGCTTTGTGAAGCTCGTGTCCGAGGCGCCCGGACTGGTGGAGGAGGGGCTCGGCGTCTGCGGGCAGACACTGCGCACCAGCCAGACGTCCGTCTACAACGACGTCGAAGCGGACGAGTCATACGTCTTCCGGGAGGAAGCCATCAAGCGTGGCTACCGTTCTTGTGCCGCATTCCCCATCAAGCCCGCGGGCAAGTGTGTGGGATGCCTGGTGCTCTATGCGGATGAGCCACACTTCTTCAAGCACGAGGAACTCCGCGTGCTGAACGTGCTCGCGGAGAACCTCTCCTTTGCCATCGAGTCCTCTGAGAAGGAAATGGCGCGCCTGCGTGCGGTGGATGCCCTCGCAGAGAATGAGCGCATGCTCTCCACCCTGCTGAGCAACCTTCCAGGCGCCGCCTTCCGCTGCCGTCAGGACCACGCTCGTACCCTGGAATTCATCAGCGAGGGTTGTACAGAGCTCAGCGGCTATGAGCCTGCGGATCTGATTGGCAACAGCAAGGTCAGCTTTGCCAGGCTGATGCATCCGGATGACCTGCCCACGGTGCAGGGCGCCATCGCGGAGGCGCTCGCGGCAGGCCGCACCTATGAAGCCACCTACCGCATCCATGCCAAGGATGGCAAGGAACGCTGGATCTGGGAGCGCGGGCAGGGCATCTCCTCGGAGAATGGCAGAGTGGATTTCCTGGAGGGCTTCATCACAGACGTCACGGAGAAGCGCCAGCTTGAGTCGCAGTTCCTGCGTGCACAGCGCATGGAGAGCATCGGCACCCTGGCCGGCGGTATTGCCCACGACCTGAACAACATCCTCGCGCCCATCATGATGGCGCTGAGCATCCTCAAGATGAAGCTGGGCGCTCCACGCGACAAGGAGATGCTCAAGACGCTCGAGTCGAACACCAACCGCGGTGCGGACATGGTGCAGCAGATCCTGAGCTTTGCGCGCGGGGTGGAGGGCAAGAGCATCCACCTGCGCCCGAAGAACATCGTCAAGGAAATCGAGCGCATCGTGAAGGAGACCTTCCCGAAGAACATTGAGTTCAAGGTGGCGTATGCCGATGATCTCTGGGAGCTGAATGGCGACCCCACGCAGCTCCACCAGATGCTGCTGAACCTTTGCGTGAACGCACGCGACGCGATGCCCAACGGCGGCATGCTCAGCATCTCCCTGAGCAACACCGTCATTGATGAACGCTACGTCCGGCTCCATCCCGAAGCGAAACCCGGATCGTGCGTGGTCTTTGCGGTGAAGGACACCGGCATGGGAATCCCCCTGGACATCCGCGACCGCATTTTCGAGCCCTTCTTCACGACCAAGGAATTTGGCAAGGGCACCGGTCTGGGCCTGTCCACGACCATTGGTATCGTGAAGTCGCACCATGGGGTCATTGAGGTCGACAGCCAGCCGGGACAGGGGACAGTGTTCCGCATTTTGCTTCCGGCGAGGCCGGGAGGGCCGGAAACCAAGGAGCCTGAGAAGCAGCGGGGGAACCGGAAGGGTCACGGCGAACTGGTCCTCGTGGTGGATGACGAAAAGCCCATCCGGGACACAGGCAGCCACATCCTCGAAACGTTCGGCTACCGCGTCATGACGGCTGCCAATGGGGCGGAGGCGGTGGAAATGTTCCGGAACAGCAAGGAACGCCCCTCCATCGTTTTTACGGACATGATGATGCCCATCATGGACGGGCCAGCCATGATCCGTGAGTTGCGCAGCCTGGATTCCAGCGTCCGTTTTGTGGGAGCCAGCGGATTGAACAATGAGTTGGCGGCTGAAGCTAGAAGTTTGGGGGTGAGGCACTTCCTGCACAAACCCTACACGACGGAGGACCTCCTGATGGCCCTCGCCGACACCATCGAAGGGGTAAGCGGACCGGTGGTCGCTTCCGTTCATCATTAAGTCGATTTAGTGGCCGGAGCTGCCATGACGGCACTTAAATTGCAATAAGACAAGCATCTAAAGTGAGGCCCTACACGGTTCATTTAACATAAGGTCCTATTTAGATGTCCCAGTGCATTTTAGTGCTTTCATAGAGCCCATAATTTCCCGGTAAGCGCACCAAAGCTTCGCCAACGAAGTTTGGTGTTTCTATGCTTTCCTTTTCTTTAGCGCTAATTTAGTCTTGCAGGCAAACCCCTCATGAACGTAGCACCGCCAGTCCCTATGCAGGTAGACGAGGATGGTGTGACCGACGGCACGATGATCGAGGCGCTTTGCGCAGATCTTCCATGCATGGCTGTAGGCGAACTTCTGGCGGAAGACGACCGCCGCCGTCTCTCGCTGGCGCAGCATCTCCACAGGGATGTGGCAGGCGGCCTGGTGGTATGCACCACGCTCAATGAGATGGCCCGTATTGGCTGCGAGCAGGGCGATGACCTTGCGACCATCAAAGAATCTCTCGCTAAACTGGAAGGCTCCCTCAAGCAGACCATCCAGGTGGTCCGTGAGATTACCGAGGAACAGTATCCGCTGGCGCTTAAAGCCTTCGGACTGGCCTTTGCCCTGGACAAGCTTGCCAAGAAGATGAGCGAGTCTGGAGAGGCGGAGGTCAGTGTGACCGTTGAGGGGAATGAGTTCTCCCTTCCCCTGGAGAAGCGCCTCAGCGTCTATCGCGTTCTGGAAGCCCTCGCTGGCAGATGCGTACGGAGCGGTCTTGCTTCCATGGTTTCCATCCACTGCCGTTTTTCAAGCGGCGAACTGGAATTCGTGCTACTACATGATGGTGATGCTCCGGTGGTGGCCGCAGATGCCGCCGATGCAGAACTCGCCTGGGTCAAGGCGCGCATTGCCGTCCTGCCTGCCCAGCTTTTTGTTTCCTCCGCGGATCCGGATGGTGCCAGCACCCTCCGCCTGCGCCTGCCAGTTTCAACTCAGTCTTGATGATGACCCCACCTGCTCAAAACTCCCCTTCAATGACTCTAAACATGAAAACAGGATCCAACTTCAACATCCTTGTGGTTGACGACCATGCTCTGGTACGTGAGGCCTTTGCCTCCATGCTGCGCAGAGAATTCCCCGACGCCAACGTCGAGGTCACCGGCTCGTGCACGGAAGCGCTCGGCGCTGCTCGTCGCAATAACTATGAAGTTGCCCTCGTGGATATCGAGCTCGGCGACCGCTCTGGCATGGAGCTGACCATGGAACTCCGCACCCTGCCGAATCCCCCGGTGGTGATCGCTGTGTCCGTGCATCAGGAGTCGACCTTTGTCTCCCGCTCCATGCAGCTTGGCGCCAAGGCCTATGTGGCCAAGGACGCTCCTTCCTCCGAACTGTTTGATGCCATCCGCTCCACGCGCGACGGCCGCTCCTACATCTCCAAGGACCTCGCGGAAAAGTATTCCCAGGATACCCGCGCGAAGAATTCCACCCCGCTCGCCCATGAGCGCCTCTCCAACCGTGAGCTGGAAGTCATGCTCCAGATCGCCCGCGGCAAGACGCCCAAGCAGGTCGCCAGCGACCTCTGCCTCAGTCCGAAGACGGTGGCCGTGCACAAGCACAACCTGTGCTGCAAGACCGGTCTCCGCACCACGGTGGACATTCTCAAGTACGCCCAGACCCACGGTCTGGTGTAAGAAGGGGGATCTGACGATTCTTGTAGGCCGGGTAAGTCCGACCATCTGACTACTGACTGAGTGAAAAAAGCCGCCGGGAGACTGGCGGCTTTTTTGTGCTCAGAGCGGGCGTCAAACCTGGAACGCACCGGCATGGGTCTGCCGAAGCAATGCCTCCACCGATTTGGCATCATCAAGGCCAAAGAAGCCGATGTCACGATATACCGATCGGCCCTTGCTTCCTTTGGAGGCCTCGCGCTCGAAGATAATTTCCCCGTGTCCGTGTTTGTCTTCACGCCGGATCACGGTTGCCAGGCGCTCACCGGTGAAGGACTGGATCGTGCGTTTCCTGTAGCGGGCTTCAATGAGCAGTGCCCTGCGATCGGTGATGACATAGATCGTACGCCGTGCCTCCCACCAAGCCCAAAAAGGCGACAAGACGATGTTGCCTGTGAAGAGCATGAACATGCCGCCCATGAAGATACCGCCCCA
Protein-coding regions in this window:
- a CDS encoding PAS domain-containing protein, translated to MGWVQGVFDCLGDAIFIHDASTGAILHANSRACELYGYSPGELCRCSVADISSNVSPYSQEDALRWMQRTFHDGMQLFEWQARARSGSLFWVEVHMSQAVLDGHVRLVVSVRDISRRKLAEHALRQSEERFRLLLGSSRDPVYCLNLQSLTYDYLSPAVEQMLGLSMNELMEGGLRLFVSRIHPDDMDAHCARLDRLVLEASDDRYKPVVEYRFLNRSMGFRWMSDSCSVVRDPSGRPTAIIGNIRDVTLRREHEEALQKAHAALLFHLESSSLALVETDANFRVKNWSPQAERIFGWRAEEVRGRLLAELDFIHPEDEALVASNIRRLQERSESRNSCVSRNLRKDGRVRICEWHNSAILDEKGELLSILSLATDITNERRIEDALRAMAQGVAGSSDEAFFQFLCLNLARILEMKFACVAMLVPERDRMARTLGFAGDGVILDNMTYSLVGTPCHKAFDGEVCYFSSGVQEQFPDDLYFKDQGVVSYIGVPLHSGDGRTIGILSAFSDRPMDQIEQFQTIFQIFAARAAAALERHLAESALRISEERYALAASASAAGVWDWDLVSGVVYYSPRFREMTGYSQDELPNTVYAWERRIHPDDLPIVRESMERHLHFKEPYRVDYRFLTKKDGYHWFSARGQAIWNADGDPCRMAGSHLDIHDLKMSEERVRRLNRLYAVASGINDVMVRVREPQRVFAATAQIAVDTGMLKMAWVALYDSASGRVAAIARSGQDQGFVKLVSEAPGLVEEGLGVCGQTLRTSQTSVYNDVEADESYVFREEAIKRGYRSCAAFPIKPAGKCVGCLVLYADEPHFFKHEELRVLNVLAENLSFAIESSEKEMARLRAVDALAENERMLSTLLSNLPGAAFRCRQDHARTLEFISEGCTELSGYEPADLIGNSKVSFARLMHPDDLPTVQGAIAEALAAGRTYEATYRIHAKDGKERWIWERGQGISSENGRVDFLEGFITDVTEKRQLESQFLRAQRMESIGTLAGGIAHDLNNILAPIMMALSILKMKLGAPRDKEMLKTLESNTNRGADMVQQILSFARGVEGKSIHLRPKNIVKEIERIVKETFPKNIEFKVAYADDLWELNGDPTQLHQMLLNLCVNARDAMPNGGMLSISLSNTVIDERYVRLHPEAKPGSCVVFAVKDTGMGIPLDIRDRIFEPFFTTKEFGKGTGLGLSTTIGIVKSHHGVIEVDSQPGQGTVFRILLPARPGGPETKEPEKQRGNRKGHGELVLVVDDEKPIRDTGSHILETFGYRVMTAANGAEAVEMFRNSKERPSIVFTDMMMPIMDGPAMIRELRSLDSSVRFVGASGLNNELAAEARSLGVRHFLHKPYTTEDLLMALADTIEGVSGPVVASVHH
- a CDS encoding response regulator transcription factor, whose translation is MKTGSNFNILVVDDHALVREAFASMLRREFPDANVEVTGSCTEALGAARRNNYEVALVDIELGDRSGMELTMELRTLPNPPVVIAVSVHQESTFVSRSMQLGAKAYVAKDAPSSELFDAIRSTRDGRSYISKDLAEKYSQDTRAKNSTPLAHERLSNRELEVMLQIARGKTPKQVASDLCLSPKTVAVHKHNLCCKTGLRTTVDILKYAQTHGLV